The DNA window CCCAAAGGAAGAGCGGACGAGATCCAGACAGTCAAAGGGAACTGCCAGCGGATAATCTGCCAGTTGGGAAATATCAAGCATATCACCTTTCTGCATCAGAGGATGCTCCGGCCTGCAGATTGCCACGATTGTCTCTTTCTCATAGGGGTATACGGCCAGAGAAGCATAGCCGGGGAGGTTGGAGCGTATGAGCCCGATTTCCGTCACATGGTTCAGGACATTGGGAATCGCGAAATCGCTGGGAATTTCATAAAAATCAAAATTGACATTGGGATATTCGGCCCGGAAATCATCGAACAGATGGTGAAGAAAATAGGCTGAGTTCCCTGCTGGGATCGACAGCTTTAACAGTTCGGAAAAAGCTGTTTTTTTATTGTGAATTTCGTTGTGAAGTTTTTCTTCAGCCTGGCAGATTTCCCTTGCCCGCAGATAAAATACACGCCCGGCATCGGTCAATTCCAGCTTGTGCCGGTTTCGGATTAACAGCTTTGCTCCATAATAAGCTTCTATATTTTTGAGCTGATTGCTGAGAGAAGGCTGGGCAATCAATAATTTATTTGATGCAGCTAAAATACTTCCGCATTCCACAATTGCGATAAAATTCCGGTAAGATTCTAAAGTCATGGTAAAAACTCCCTTTTTATTATAATGAAATTATTATAATAACTATGTAAAAATGATAGTTTTATTATATTAAAATATATGCTACAATGCAAATTGTTTTTAAAAAAGTATACTTATAAAAGATGTATATTTTATAAGTAATGCTAATTAATAAAAATAAGGGGGACTAAAGATTACAATGAATGCATTACTGACAGATTTACTTGCCGTATTTGGTGTTGTTTTGAACGCGCTGCCTCAGGGACTTCTGGCGCTTTCTTTTGGATTTGCAGCCGTTCCGACGGCGATGGCTTTTTTTATCGGAGCAGCGGGAAACGTAATTACTGGAAATGTGGCGCCGATTTCATTTCAGGCGGAAACGATAACGTACGCAGGTACCAGCGGAAGAAACCGTTCGGAGCGGTGTACCATGATTTTTATCGGAGCGGTTATCCTTGCCGTAGTCGGAGCATGCGGAATGCTGACCAGGATTGTGGAGTTTATCGGAACGGATATTGCAAATGGAATGATGGCCGGAGTAGGACTGATTTTAACAAAAGCGGCTGTCAACATGGTTAAGGAGGATCGTCTGGCCGGAGGTGTTTCTCTGGCCGCTGCGGTGATTACCTATCTTTTGACCAGAACCAGTGCAAATACACTGGTTTACACAATTGTTATCTCGGTCACCGTCTCCAGTATAGCGTCGGCCATATTTAATAAAGAAAAGAAAAATATTGTTGTTGCCGATGACAAATTTACGCGTCAGAAATTTACAATAAACGGAACGGTTATTTTTGGCGCTCTCGGCATG is part of the [Clostridium] symbiosum genome and encodes:
- a CDS encoding LysR family transcriptional regulator — translated: MTLESYRNFIAIVECGSILAASNKLLIAQPSLSNQLKNIEAYYGAKLLIRNRHKLELTDAGRVFYLRAREICQAEEKLHNEIHNKKTAFSELLKLSIPAGNSAYFLHHLFDDFRAEYPNVNFDFYEIPSDFAIPNVLNHVTEIGLIRSNLPGYASLAVYPYEKETIVAICRPEHPLMQKGDMLDISQLADYPLAVPFDCLDLVRSSFGHCLLAPNISIITSSNATAIEWARSFGTVALASLTAADFQHIHDLSVKHFSDENLFITSAFIVNKEYPLSQAARNFFGFHGVDVE
- a CDS encoding NCS2 family permease, yielding MNALLTDLLAVFGVVLNALPQGLLALSFGFAAVPTAMAFFIGAAGNVITGNVAPISFQAETITYAGTSGRNRSERCTMIFIGAVILAVVGACGMLTRIVEFIGTDIANGMMAGVGLILTKAAVNMVKEDRLAGGVSLAAAVITYLLTRTSANTLVYTIVISVTVSSIASAIFNKEKKNIVVADDKFTRQKFTINGTVIFGALGMVCLNIGSNISFGAITASMAGTDTFNVDHLTLISSLADIGSSFFGGAPVESIISATANAPHPVWAGVAMMMVVGAILLSGLLPKIGNYVPASSIAGFLLVLGLFKTFILDAPAALAVNPAVGGSALVVTAISNPFLGMLAGIAARILGL